The Catenulispora sp. MAP5-51 genomic interval AGTGCGGGGCTGCGGTCTACGTCACGAACTACTTCGCGGTGTCGGGGCAGCGGCAGGTGGGACAGCCGACGTCGGGCTCCGATTCGGCGCACTGAGCGCGCGCTATGCGATTGCTGCTAAGCGTTGTCCGCCTATAGCGCGCTCAGGTAGACCCAGTTCCCGTCCTCGCGGACGAAGGTGCTGTTCTCCCGCATGGAGCCGGTGCGGCCGGATTCCGTGTAGTGCGCGATGAATTCGACGGTGCCGTCGGTGTGGAACGCCGTGCCGCCGGTGGTGCCGAGGATCTCCAGGCCGGTCCAGCGGAGCTTCGGCTCGAAGTCGAGTGTCGTGGGGCGCGTCGAGGGGTGGTGGGTCTTCAACAAGTACGCGCCGTCCTGTACAGCGAAGGCGCTATAGCGGGAGCGCATGAGCTGTTCCGCTGTCGTTGCGGTCGCGTGTCCGGAGTGCAGTGGGCCACAGCAGTCGGCGTACGACTTCCCTGTACCGCAGGGACACATAGCGGGAATCGCTTTAGCGTTTCCGCCCCGACGTTCTCTACGCGGCACTAGGCGCCTGCTTACGGATTTCGAGATGGTCCAGGAGTTCCTGGGTCGCCGCCGCGATGGCGTCCACGGCCTGCTCGAAGGCCTCGGTGTTGGTCTTGCTAGGCGCGCGGAAACCGCTGATCTTGCGGACGTACTGGAGCGCTGCGGCGCGGACGTCCTCGGCGGTGGGGTCGGCCACATAGGGCTCGCGGAGGGTCTTGATGCTTCGGCACATGCCTTCAGGCTAATCCCGGGCGCCGACGAGATGCGGACGCTCCAGGCTTTGCTGGTGTGCGACGTGCCAGGCGGTGTGCGCGGCGTCGAAGAACTGATCGGTCTCCCGGGCCGAGTCGACCGAAGCGCATACGGTCGCCGCGATGGCGATCCCCACTAGGACCGCGAGTACGCGGCGGCGCGGAGGCGGGGGTGCCATCAGCGCGCGGACGCGTTTGCCCACATGCGCCTGCGCCATCGCCGGGACGGTGCGGGGGAGGTTCGACAGGGCGGCCCGGCCGAGCGCCCGCGCCAGGATCTCGCGGTCGCCGACCGCGATCGCGGCGTCCTCGTCGGCCCACCGCTCGGTGGCCTCGGTGACCGCGTCAGGCAGCCGCCACAGCAACGGGTTCGCGACCGCGGCGAGGTTGGTCAGGAGCAGGTAGAGGTGGTGCCGGCGGCACAGGTGGGCCTGCTCGTGGGCGAACATCGCGCGGCGCTGGTCCTCGTCGAGGGTGCGCAGCAGCGAGTCGGTGGCGACGATGCGGGTCGGGATCGCGGCGTGGCCTGGCAGCGACGGGATCCCGGGTACGGCGAAGGCCTGGGCCCGGGGGTCCTCGATCACCGCGATGCTCGCCGGGTGGGCCGAGAAGGCCTTGGCCAGACGGTACGTGCGGGCCGACTCGCGCCACAGGCGGATGGCGCCGCGGACCGCGAAGGGGACCAGGGCCAGGAGCGCGGCGCCCGCGGCAGCGCCGGCCAGCGGGCTCACCGGGCCGTGCACGAGGACCGCGTCCGAGAGCCGGCCCTCGGCGGCGAACTCCGGAATCCGCAGCAGGGCGACGCTGGTCAGCAGGGCCAGCGAGGCCACCGAGGTGAGAGCGGAGACCAGCGCCGCGGCGGTGAGCAGCACGGTGGCCACCGCCGGCGGCAGGCGGCGCCCCAGGGCCGGGCCTGCGGCGCCGAGCGCGAGCGCGGCCAGCAGCGGGAGGTAGACGTTGACGTTCATGGCTAGTCGCCCAGCAGCTCGCGGATCATCGCCGCGTCGTCCGGGGAGATCTCGCCGAGGAACTTCGACAGCACGGCCGGGCGGTCGCTGCTGCCCTCCAGCGCGGCGCGCATGGCCTCCGCGGCGAGGTCGGCCTGCTCCACGACCGGGGTGTAGGCGTAGGCCTTCCCCTCGCGGACGCGGGTGAGCATCTTCTTCTCGTGCAGGCGGTCCAGGATCGTCTTCACGGTGGTGTAGGCCAGACCGCCGCCCACCTGCTCCTGCACCGCGGCCGGGGTGAGCGGGCGGCCCGCCGCCCAGAGCGCGGCCAGCACTTCCTGCTCCAGCGCTCCGGAGGGTCTGCGTCCGGTGGCCATCAGGGGGTCTCCTCACACGTCCGGTTCCGCGGGCGCGGTGTCGTCCGCATCGATGCTACAGCTTGTAGTAGATTGCGGGACGGGAACGCTTCGTTCACCCGGCGTTCACCAGTTTTGCCTGCACAGCCCATGGACCGCATCCCCCGATCGTAGGAGTATCCGCGATGCCGAAGGTACGCCACTGGCTGGCGATCCCGCTGGCCCTGTTCGCCGCGGCCCTGGCGCTGGGGCTGACCGCCGCGCACACCTCGCTGACGCGGAGCACCGAGCTGGACTGGAACTCGCACATCCAGCAGCTGCGGACCGGCTGGCTCAACCGCGTGCTGCTGGACCTGGCGAACCTCGCCTCGCCGGTCGGGGGACTGGTGATCACCGTGCTCATCGCGCTGTTCTTCCTGTGGCGCCGCAACCCGGTGCAGGCCACCGCCACGTTCCTGGTGATCGCGGTGGGCTGGAACAGCTCGGAGATCGCGAAGATCATCGTGGCCCGGCACCGGCCGCCGACGGTCTACTCGCTGGCCCCGGAGACCGGCTCGAACTCGTTCCCGTCGGGGCACACGGCGTTCGCCTTCTCGCTGGCCGTCGCGCTGTGCCTGCTGGCCGCGCGGACCCGCTGGTTCGGGCTCGCGGTGGCGCTCGGCACCGCCTGGACGCTGCTGATCGGCTTCGACCGCCTGTACATCGGCGCGCACTACCCGTTCGACGTGCTGGGCTCGGTGCTGGTCAGCACCGCGGCGATCGTCTTCCTGACCGGTCTGTGGCACGGCTGGATCGCGCCGAACCTGTACCGGGTGCCGCTGCTGGACAAGTTCGGTCCGGTCCCGGGGCCGGAGGCCGCCCCGGAGACCGTTTCCGTCACGGGCTACTGACCCGTGGCTTTCCGTCGAAATCCGTCAAAATCCGTATCCGTCAAAATCCGTCAGAAGCCAGCCGACTCGCCCGGCTTGAGCAGCCGCAGCTTCTCCTCCAGGCCGGCGGCCGCGAACGCCTGCCGAAGCTGCTCGCCGCCCTCGCTGAAGTGCGCCCACTGCTCGAAGTGCAGCGGGACCACGGCGCCGGCCCGCAGGATCCCCGCGGCCTCGGCGGCCTCGGCGCTGGTCAGCGTCAGGTAGGCGTAGTCCAGCAGCGGGGTGCGGGCCCCGCCGGCGAACAGCAGCGCCACGTCGACCGGGGCGTAGCGGTCGGCGATCTCGCGGACCAGGTCCAGCGAGGCGTTGTCGCCGCTGATGTAGACCGTCGGCAGGTCCTCGCCGGTCAGGACGAAGCCGGTGACCTCGCCGACCACCGGCTCGCTGCCCTCCGGACCGTGCAGCGCCGGGACCCCGGTGACCAGGGCGGTGCCGCCGCCGGGGCGGTCGAACTCCTGGCTGACCCAGTTCGGCAGGCCCAGCACCGCGCCGCCCAGGCGCTCCTCGGCCGAGCGGGTGCTCAGAACCAGGCGGGCGGTGTCGACGTAGTCCCGCCCGCCGTCGTCGAGGTTGTCAGGGTGCTGGTCGTGGGACAGCAGCACCACGTCCACGGCGCCGACCTCGTCGGCCGTCAGGGCCGGGCCCGCGGTCTTGGTCAGGACCCGCTCGCCGACCGGGTGATCGCCGGGCGGGTCGAAGGTCGGATCCACGAGGATCGTGACGCCGCCGTAGTCGAGCAGGGCCGAGGGACCGCCGAGGTAACGGACCGTGAAGGTCTCCGGATTCGCCATGGATCAACACTACGGCCGCCCTCGCCGGCGCGGACATGGCAGCGGCGTCGATCGTCGTGCTTTGCGATCGACGCCGCGTCCAACGTGACGGCCTTGCGGTAGGGAGCCTGGACCCCCGGGTCGCTTACGCCAGCGCGGACTTCACCGCGGCGGCGACCCGGCCGCCCTCGGCGCGTCCGGCGATCTTCGGGTTCAGCGCCTTCATCACCAGGCCCATGCCCTTGGGGCCCTCGGCGCCGGTCTCGGCGATGGCCTGGGCGACCAGCGCGGCCAGTTCCTCGTCGCTCAGCTGGGCGGGCAGGTATCGGGCCAGGACCTCGCCCTCGGCCTTCTCCCGGGCGGCCTGCTCGGGGCGGCCGCCGTTCTCGAACGCCTCGGCGGCCTCGCGGCGCTTCTTCGCCTCCCGCGTGAGCACCTGGACGACCTCGGCGTCGGACAGCTCGCGCGCCGCCTTGCCGGCCACCTCCTCGGTGCCGATGGCGGTCAGGGCCATCCGCAGGGTGGCGGTCACCAACTCGTCGCGGCCCTTCATGGCGGCGGTGAGATCGGTGCGGAGCGTTTCCTTGAGCGCGGTCATGATCATCCCTTCTGAATGCACCCCAGTCTGTCACCAACTCCCCCGGTCCGGCCGCGAGATTTCGCCGGATGCCGATAATGGAATCCATGCGGAAGCTCGTGACGGTCCCCCTGTCCCTCGCCGGCGCGGCGGCGGCCGGGCTCGCCTATGCGCACAAGGTCGAGCCCAACCTGTTCCGGCTGCGCCGGTACGAGGTCCCGGTGCTCCCGCGCGGGGTGCGCCCGTTCCGGATCCTGCAGGTCTCGGACATCCACATGATCCCCGAGCAGTACCGCAAGGTCCGCTGGCTGCGCTCGCTGGCCGCCCTGGAGCCGGACTTCGTGGTCAACACCGGCGACAACCTGTCCCATCCCGAGGGCATCGGCTCGGTGCTGGACGCCCTGGAGCCGCTGATGGAGCTGCCCGGCGCCTTCGTCATGGGCTCCAACGACTACCTGGCGGCCAAGCCCCTGAACCCGACGAAGTACCTGCGCGGCGGCGACCCCAGCAAGCGCACCCGCGGCCAGGGCCCGACGAACGACTGGCAGAAGCTGCGCGACGGCTTCGGCAAGGCCGGCTGGCTGGACCTGACCAACCGCACCGACCGCCTCACCCTGCCCGGCGCCGCCGGCCCCGTGGTCGGCCTGGTGGGCGTCGACGACCCGCACATCCGCCGCGACGACTACGCCGGCGCCGCCGCGGAGCTGACCGCCGAGGAGGGCACCGCCTCCGGCACCCACAGCGGCACCCACAGCGGCACCCACAGCGCCGCCCGCACCCTGCCCGGCACCGACCTGACCATCGGCGTCGTCCACGCCCCCTACCGCCGCGTCCTGGACGCCATGTCCGCCGACGGCCTGCCGCTGATCCTGGCCGGCCACACCCACGGCGGCCAGCTCCGCGTCCCCCTCTACGGCGCCCTGGTGACCAACTGCGACCTCGACCGCCGCCGCGCCTCCGGCCTGTCCACCTACGGCGAGTCGCACCTGCACGTCTCAGCCGGCTGCGGCACCTCCCGCTTCGCCCAGGTCCGCTTCTGCTGCCCCCCCGAGGCCGCCCTGCTGACCCTCACACCCCGATCTTGAGGCTCTGACCTGGGCGGATAAGTCGTTTTCGCTTCCGGGCCACGTTTGGGTAGACTGTCCACGCACGATCGGGGTGTGGCGCAGCTTGGTAGCGCGCTACGTTCGGGACGTAGAGGCCGCAGGTTCAAATCCTGTCACCCCGACCCAAGCAAGAGGCTCGTCTCCCTTCCGGGAGGCGGGCCTCTTGTGGTTCTGGCAGAAAGCCGGGAGGCCGTCCCCCCCGGCGACCACCTTCGTGACGGTCAGCGTGCCACGGCGGAGGCAAGCCGCTGCCGGTGGCGGTCGGCGCGCTGCTTCAGGCGATTCGACCAGGTTCCGCGCCAAGCGTCGACCCACAGGACAGGCGCACCCGAGTGTGTTCCCGGCGGCGTCCACAGGTGGCAGTCGATCAGCACCCAGCTTCCAGCCTTGGGATGGCGGCCTTCCCACCACGTGTCCCACTGCCCGGCACCGTCGAACCAGACGATGACTTTCGTACCGCGACGCGCCTTCTGGTACACCTGCTCAACGCGGCCGAGCATGGTCTGGCTTCGTCTGCCGACGGGCGCGGGTGCCCTGGTATAGGGAGTGAGACGCGACCATTCCTCATGGGCTTTGGCATCACGGCGCCGACCGAACATGTACACCCCCACCGATCACGAGATGCTCGGACGGCATCTCGTTGAGTGATTGTACGTACCTTGGGTCAGCGCCAGAACACGGCGCGTGTTGTGTTGTCACCCCGACCAGGTGCGAGAGGCCGGATCCGCTTTTCGGATCCGGCCCCTTTCCCGTTGCGGCGGCTACGGGATGTTGTACATGGGGTTCGGCAGCTTGAAGCCCCGGTCGTCGTAGCCGCCGGCGTAGTCGCTGACCTGGTCGCCGATGGCCTCGATGAAGTCGTAGCCCATCGTGTGTTCCAGGTATTCGCGGGTGGCCGACTTGAACGGGGTCGCGGTGCACTGTGTCCCGCAGGGGAGGTACGGCGGGGGGTCCTGCCTGGGGCGCAGGTAGAGGCCGTCGATCGGGAAGCCCAGGGCGGTGAGCTGGTTGCGGGTGACCGTGGTGAGGTTGTCGTGGCGGCCGGTGATGAAGACGACCTTCACGCCGTGTGCGTGGGCCCACTGGGCCAGCTCCAGCGTGGGCTGGATGACCGGGTAGGTGTTGTCGGCGTTGGCCTGTGCGTCCGCCGCTGAGGCGTCGGCGCCGCCGCCGAGGTCGTAGTCGGCGTTGACCGGGTAGGTGGAGATCGAGGTGTCGTCGACGTCCAGCATGATCGCTGGGGTGCGCGGGGCGTGGTGGGCCAGGCGTTCTGCGAGGTAGGCCTTGGCCTGGCCGATCTGGGTGGCCACGTCGGCGGCCCACTGGCTGTGGGGGCCGATGTGGTGGTGGCCCGCGGCGTCCGTGGAGCCGTTGTAGTAGGTGTTGATCTGGGCTTTGAGTTGGTCGAGGTTGCGCGGTTCGGCGCCGACTCGCTTGTAGTCCGGTGGGGCGGCGGTGGTCGCGGCGGCCACGCCGGCGCCGGTCAGGGCTGTGGCCAGGGCGAGGGCGGCGGCGGTCGTGGCCAGGGTGGGGCGGGCCGTTAGCAGGGCCGACAGCGGGGCCGGCAGCAGGCGGGTTCGCATGGGGCCGGTCACTTCCCGATGGTCTGCTGGATCCAGCTCTGGTACGCGGTGATGTCCGCGTAGTCCTTGACCGTGTCGGAGCCTCTGCTGTCGGTGCCGACGATGGCGCCGTCGTAGAACGCCGGGCCGCCGGAGTCGCCCTTCGCCGAGATGCCCGAGCCCTTCGTCAGTTGCAGGACGTGCGCGTTGGCGTCGTCGGAGGAGCTGTTGTCCTTCACGACCATGGTGCAGGTCTTCAGCTGGTTGGAGGGCGTGCCGCTGCTGTCCACCTCGCCGTATCCGTAGGCCTGGACCGAGGCCTTGTCGGCCGGCCGGTCCGAGGGCGAGCCGATCTTCGCGTAGGTCGTGGTGTAGGGCTTGGTGAGGTGGAGCAGCAGGATGTCCTCGCCGTTCCCCTTGATCTGCTTGTCGGTGGAGATCTGCG includes:
- a CDS encoding YchJ family protein codes for the protein MCPCGTGKSYADCCGPLHSGHATATTAEQLMRSRYSAFAVQDGAYLLKTHHPSTRPTTLDFEPKLRWTGLEILGTTGGTAFHTDGTVEFIAHYTESGRTGSMRENSTFVREDGNWVYLSAL
- a CDS encoding DUF2277 domain-containing protein; translated protein: MCRSIKTLREPYVADPTAEDVRAAALQYVRKISGFRAPSKTNTEAFEQAVDAIAAATQELLDHLEIRKQAPSAA
- a CDS encoding M56 family metallopeptidase, whose amino-acid sequence is MNVNVYLPLLAALALGAAGPALGRRLPPAVATVLLTAAALVSALTSVASLALLTSVALLRIPEFAAEGRLSDAVLVHGPVSPLAGAAAGAALLALVPFAVRGAIRLWRESARTYRLAKAFSAHPASIAVIEDPRAQAFAVPGIPSLPGHAAIPTRIVATDSLLRTLDEDQRRAMFAHEQAHLCRRHHLYLLLTNLAAVANPLLWRLPDAVTEATERWADEDAAIAVGDREILARALGRAALSNLPRTVPAMAQAHVGKRVRALMAPPPPRRRVLAVLVGIAIAATVCASVDSARETDQFFDAAHTAWHVAHQQSLERPHLVGARD
- a CDS encoding BlaI/MecI/CopY family transcriptional regulator — its product is MATGRRPSGALEQEVLAALWAAGRPLTPAAVQEQVGGGLAYTTVKTILDRLHEKKMLTRVREGKAYAYTPVVEQADLAAEAMRAALEGSSDRPAVLSKFLGEISPDDAAMIRELLGD
- a CDS encoding phosphatase PAP2 family protein, producing MPKVRHWLAIPLALFAAALALGLTAAHTSLTRSTELDWNSHIQQLRTGWLNRVLLDLANLASPVGGLVITVLIALFFLWRRNPVQATATFLVIAVGWNSSEIAKIIVARHRPPTVYSLAPETGSNSFPSGHTAFAFSLAVALCLLAARTRWFGLAVALGTAWTLLIGFDRLYIGAHYPFDVLGSVLVSTAAIVFLTGLWHGWIAPNLYRVPLLDKFGPVPGPEAAPETVSVTGY
- a CDS encoding MBL fold metallo-hydrolase, yielding MANPETFTVRYLGGPSALLDYGGVTILVDPTFDPPGDHPVGERVLTKTAGPALTADEVGAVDVVLLSHDQHPDNLDDGGRDYVDTARLVLSTRSAEERLGGAVLGLPNWVSQEFDRPGGGTALVTGVPALHGPEGSEPVVGEVTGFVLTGEDLPTVYISGDNASLDLVREIADRYAPVDVALLFAGGARTPLLDYAYLTLTSAEAAEAAGILRAGAVVPLHFEQWAHFSEGGEQLRQAFAAAGLEEKLRLLKPGESAGF
- a CDS encoding GatB/YqeY domain-containing protein; protein product: MTALKETLRTDLTAAMKGRDELVTATLRMALTAIGTEEVAGKAARELSDAEVVQVLTREAKKRREAAEAFENGGRPEQAAREKAEGEVLARYLPAQLSDEELAALVAQAIAETGAEGPKGMGLVMKALNPKIAGRAEGGRVAAAVKSALA
- a CDS encoding metallophosphoesterase, encoding MRKLVTVPLSLAGAAAAGLAYAHKVEPNLFRLRRYEVPVLPRGVRPFRILQVSDIHMIPEQYRKVRWLRSLAALEPDFVVNTGDNLSHPEGIGSVLDALEPLMELPGAFVMGSNDYLAAKPLNPTKYLRGGDPSKRTRGQGPTNDWQKLRDGFGKAGWLDLTNRTDRLTLPGAAGPVVGLVGVDDPHIRRDDYAGAAAELTAEEGTASGTHSGTHSGTHSAARTLPGTDLTIGVVHAPYRRVLDAMSADGLPLILAGHTHGGQLRVPLYGALVTNCDLDRRRASGLSTYGESHLHVSAGCGTSRFAQVRFCCPPEAALLTLTPRS
- a CDS encoding HAD family acid phosphatase, producing MTGPMRTRLLPAPLSALLTARPTLATTAAALALATALTGAGVAAATTAAPPDYKRVGAEPRNLDQLKAQINTYYNGSTDAAGHHHIGPHSQWAADVATQIGQAKAYLAERLAHHAPRTPAIMLDVDDTSISTYPVNADYDLGGGADASAADAQANADNTYPVIQPTLELAQWAHAHGVKVVFITGRHDNLTTVTRNQLTALGFPIDGLYLRPRQDPPPYLPCGTQCTATPFKSATREYLEHTMGYDFIEAIGDQVSDYAGGYDDRGFKLPNPMYNIP
- a CDS encoding trypsin-like serine protease — protein: MSNRQRVALIGGLTAAGILMAGGAAQAASPLIIGGSTVSNISSAPWAAQIRFNGGSSHCSGALIAAQWVLTAGHCAASDDYVLLGSVTKGQGTQISTDKQIKGNGEDILLLHLTKPYTTTYAKIGSPSDRPADKASVQAYGYGEVDSSGTPSNQLKTCTMVVKDNSSSDDANAHVLQLTKGSGISAKGDSGGPAFYDGAIVGTDSRGSDTVKDYADITAYQSWIQQTIGK